From the Cryptomeria japonica chromosome 2, Sugi_1.0, whole genome shotgun sequence genome, one window contains:
- the LOC131050564 gene encoding ethylene-responsive transcription factor RAP2-12, with protein MCGGAIISDYIPTSRSRGSVKELWPDFDKFSDFINGVNKPVESYDSRASESFDSFSDDDSMGFDDEPWFQSKPLAKEPQIASGGNSPAISSLKPLEFKGAAAKTAGRKRKNLYRGIRQRPWGKWAAEIRDPKKGVRVWLGTFNTAEEAARAYDSAARKIRGKKAKVNFDEDSAQSNKRPQGRDKDKVPRKKTKSCALKTDFFHGIGKSNFKNASKSIHFDINQGSVNHNSENLGYVDESVTHPEPGGYCQSFADSQPMKSSGVKNLTGSFENKPAVLKSSMNSNYEGVMYFDSDTSSVSFDGSHMPWIPNATSPDIESAQQKFSGTGESDFSVTGVSEDIQHPPVEEKTPQNGEIKSELALVEDLPSMEPYNWLFQLQPYFEGSMNMNMDQSLQGMVMGEDNDNSLQLWSFDAVHVSDPVY; from the exons ATGTGTGGTGGTGCAATTATATCGGATTATATACCTACGAGCCGATCTCGGGGCTCTGTGAAAGAACTCTGGCCTGACTTTGATAAGTTCTCGGACTTCATTAATGGCGTTAATAAGCCCGTGGAGAGTTACGATAGTAGAGCTTCTGAGAGTTTCGACAGCTTCTCCGATGATGATTCCATGGGGTTCGATGATGAGCCCTGGTTTCAGTCTAAGCCGCTGGCCAAGGAGCCGCAGATTGCTTCAG GAGGAAATAGTCCTGCGATTTCTTCATTGAAACCGCTGGAATTCAAAGGGGCTGCAGCGAAGACCGCAGGGCGCAAGAGAAAGAATTTGTACAGAGGTATCCGACAGCGTCCATGGGGGAAATGGGCTGCAGAGATAAGGGACCCGAAGAAGGGGGTGAGGGTTTGGCTAGGCACTTTTAACACCGCGGAGGAGGCTGCTAGGGCTTATGATTCAGCCGCCAGGAAGATCAGAGGTAAGAAAGCTAAGGTTAATTTTGACGAGGACTCGGCCCAAAGCAACAAAAGACCCCAGGGGAGAGACAAAGACAAGGTTCCTCGCAAAAAAACAAAGTCGTGTGCTCTCAAGACAGATTTTTTCCACGGTATTggaaaatcaaatttcaaaaatgcctcaaagagtATACATTTTGATATCAATCAAGGTTCTGTAAACCATAATAGCGAAAATCTAGGGTATGTAGACGAGAGTGTTACGCATCCTGAGCCGGGTGGTTATTGTCAAAGCTTTGCCGACAGCCAGCCAATGAAGTCATCTGGTGTTAAGAATCTCACGGGTTCTTTTGAAAACAAGCCTGCCGTCCTTAAAAGTTCCATGAACAGTAACTATGAAGGAGTGATGTATTTTGATTCAGACACCAGCAGTGTATCCTTTGATGGTTCTCACATGCCATGGATCCCTAATGCCACATCCCCTGATATTGAGTCAGCACAGCAGAAATTCTCTGGCACTGGTGAGTCTGATTTTTCGGTAACTGGTGTTTCTGAGGACATACAGCATCCTCCAGTTGAAGAGAAAACTCCCCAAAATGGCGAGATAAAGTCAGAGCTGGCGCTGGTGGAGGATCTTCCGTCTATGGAGCCCTACAACTGGTTATTTCAGTTGCAGCCGTATTTTGAAGGAAGCATGAACATGAACATGGATCAGTCGTTGCAGGGCATGGTGATGGGTGAGGACAATGACAATTCTCTGCAGCTCTGGAGTTTTGATGCCGTGCATGTTTCGGACCCTGTTTATTGA